Sequence from the Clostridium saccharobutylicum DSM 13864 genome:
CTTTTCCTATTGTCGAAATTTTAGCTTTTAATCCCCTTATATCATATCGTTTTTCTTTTAAATAATCAAAAAATATATTTACACTATTAACTGATGTAAATAAAATATGATTATATTTTTCTAATTTATTTATATAATTATCTAAGTTGCTTGCAGTACTTTTTATTTCTATAGAATGTATTGCTGTTACTTCAGCACCAAGCTCTCTTAATTTTTGTTTCAAAGAAGTTGATTGTTTTTCTGATCTTGTAACACATATATTTTTGCCAAATAGAGGCTTATTTTCATACCAGCTTAAGCTATCATTTAAAGTTACAACATCACCAACTACAATTATGCATGGTGATTGCAAACCAGCTTCTCTAACTTTTTCTGATATGTTTTTTAGTGTACCTATGACCTTCTTTTGCTTACTTGATGTTCCTCTCATTACAACTCCACAAGGACATGATGGATTTTTTCCATTAGATATTAGTTTACTCACTATTTCTTCTAAATTACTTAATCCCATCATAAATACTAATGTTCCTTCTTCCATTGCCAGTGATTTAAAATTAGTATTTAAACTTTTTGCACTCATACCTGTTATAACATGAAAACTTTGAGCTATTCCTCTATGAGTTATTGGAATTCCTGCATAATTCAAAACTGCAATAGGCGAAGTTACTCCTGGAATTACCTCAAAAGAAATATTTTCTTCCTTTAAGGCTAGCACTTCTTCCCCACCTCTTCCAAACACATAAGGGTCTCCCCCTTTAACTCTTCCAACGATATGACCTTTCTTTGCTAGTTTAACTAACATTTCATTAATCTCTTCCTGAGTTTTATAATGTGCTCCAGGCTCTTTACCACAATAATAAATTTCACAATCTTGATTTAAATAATTTAAAATATTATTTGAAACTAATCTATCATATAACACTGCAGTACATTTTTTTAAAACATTAACTGCCTTTACTGTTAGTAATTCTTCATCTCCAGGACCAGTTCCTATTATATATACTTTACTCATATTCTTCCTCCTTGTAGTTAACTTTTATTTTCGTATGCCTAATATCTTTTGTGCTAGCTGCTTTCCTAATTCAATATGATTATCCTTACTTCCTAAAATATCCTTTTTAACTATTTCCCCATTTAAATCATATATTCCAATCATGTAAAGATCATTTCCTTGAATTTCTGAGTATGCTCCAATAAGACTATGACAATCTCCATTTAGCTCTCTCATAAAACTTCTTTCAGCTTCTACTGTTAATTTTGCTTCTTTATTTTCTAATTTCTTTATATATTCTCTTACATCACTATTTTTTAAGCATTCAACACCAAGCGCACCTTGAGCTACAGCTGGTAAAAATACTTTTGGATCAAAATATTCTGTTATTATATCTTCTTGGTTTAATCTCTTTAACCCAGCGGCTGCTAATATAATTCCATCTAAATTTTCACTCTTCATTTTTTCTAATCTTGTTTGAACATTTCCTCTAATTGAAACTATATCTAAATCTTCTCTAAGAAGTTTAAGTTGAGCAGCTCTTCTTATGCTGCTTGTTCCTATTTTAGCTCCATTTTTCAATTCTTTAAATGGTATATTATCTTTTGAAATAAGCACATCTCTAATGTCTTCTCTTTCTGTTATTGCTGTAATTTCAAATTCTTCACTTAATTCATAAGGTACATCCTTCATACTATGAACTGCTGCACTTGCTCTTTCATCTAAAAGTGCAATCTCTATATCCTTAACAAAAAGTCCTTTTCCTCCTATCTTAGCTAAGGAAACATCTAATTTTCTATCTCCTTCTGTAACTATAAGCAGTTTTTCGCTATCTATATTAAAATTATCTTTTAGACTTTTCATTATTATCTCTGTTTGGGTTTGAGCTAACTTACTCTTTCTTGTTGCAATGACTAATTTATTCATTAATCAACATACCTCCATTCTTCTTGTTTTTATTTTTCATTGAGTAAATACTCAACAACTTCTTTAGGAAACTTACTTTCTAAGTCTTTTTTAAAATTCCCTTCATTAAATGATGTTATGAAATTTTCAGTTCCAATAAATTGCAATACTTCATTTTTGTATGTGGGTAATTTTTTAACTCTGTTTCTTATCTTAGTTGTAAAACTAATAAATTCATCATATTCTAACAACATTTCTTTAATTTTATTAGATACTAAAATTGCCCCTTTAGGATTTCCACCTTTGGTATTTAATGCAAAACTAATATTTTCAGTACTCCTTTCAACTGGAACTACTCCCATGCCATCCATAAAATTAGAAGAATCTATGTATATCTTATAATTATCATCACAATATTTTCTTATCATAATTCTTAATTTTTCATCATCTACAGCAATTACAATAAGATGCTTATCTTTCAAAAAGTCATTTGTAAATTTTTCTTTTACAAGTTTAACTCTTTCAGGAAACTTTTTAGAAATCTCAATTATTTCTTCATTAAAATTCTGTGATAATACTTCTACATAACATTTATTATTCACAAAATGTTTAATTTTTATTGTACCACCTTTACCAGCACCAATTATGCCAACTCTAAGTTTATTAGATAATAATCCAATATACGAGTAATTACTTATTACATTTTGAATATCTTCTCTATTATCTTTATGCAATCTTCACCACACCCTTTTAATGTTTCTTCCTTCATGATTTTAATTGCTCTATTTATATAAAAATCAGATGTACTCTTAATAAGCTTATTAGCTATATGAACATCTTCTTTGCATTTCGCTTTATTTTCAAAAGTTTGTGCTCTCATCTCATAAACACTATCACCTAATTCTTTCAAGTTTTGAATTTTACTTGATATTGATCTCAGTTTAAGCCATTCACTATATTCATTTAAATATTTAACTAATATGTACTTATTATCTTCCATTTTTTTTGTGCGCAATTTCTTATTATCATCATTTATAGAACTTATTGTATCAATATTATATACTTCTGTTCTACCTAAACTAGAAACAGCTTTTTCTATATCTCTAGGGACTGCTAAATCATATATTAACAATTTGTGACCATATTCATTTATGTCCTCTTTTTTCACTACTGGATGTGGTGCTGATGTACAACCAATTATACAATCTACTTCATTTATATATTGGTTTTTTTCTTGAAAACTTATCACCTTTATTCTATTATCTTCTATCTCATCCTTAACTTTTTCATTTCTAACAACTAAGTATACAATATCTACTTTATGAGAAAGCAAATATTTAATTACCAACTGTCCAACTTCACCATATCCAAGAACCATAATTTTCTTACATCCATTATTAATACTTTCATTAACCACTATTGATGCTGATGATACCGGAATTTCAAAAAGTTTTGATTCATTTCTAAACTTTTTGCCACATGTTATAGCTTCTTGAAATAATCTATGTAATTCTAATGAAACAGAATTTTCTTCCAAAGCTATTTCATAAGCATTTTTAACCTGTCCTAAAATTTGGTCTTCTCCTAATATTTTTGAATGAAATCCACAACATACCTCAAATAAATGCCTGCACACGTCTTGATCTTTTGTCATAAAAATATATTCTCTATATTCATAATTCCAGCCAAATATCTTAAAAATTTTTTTTAATAATTCTTCTTCGCATAAAAAAGCATTAAAATAAATTTCTGTTCGATTACAAGTTCCTAAAATAACAACTTCTTTTACTATTTTAAGTAATTCCTCTGTATATATTTTATACTTCTTGGGCTGAATTGTAATTTTTTCTCTTATCTCAATTGGCGTATTTCTTTTAATCCCTATTAATCCTATCACTTATTTTCACCTCACAGACTCTTTCCAACAATATTAGTTTAACAGATAATCATTGTTAATTACAAATAAATCGAATCATTTAATTGTATATCCAATATTCTAGTATATCTTATTATTCAACAAAAAACTATTTATTGTCTATTTAGACACATGAAAAATAATAATACAATCAAATATTCTATAGAAAAAAATCAATATATAATACTAAAAATATTTTATGGTATTATATATTGATTCTGCTTAACTTTTTTAAAATTTATTTTACATCCACAATATCAACTTCATACATCTTTTCAACATCTGCATCTTTAGGTACTAGTGCATAATAATTTTGGTCATTATCTAATACAAATTGAATTGCCTCATGATTTTCATCTTCCCACTCAGCCATTGATGCCAATGAATCATATACTGAAGAAGATACCCATGCATCAGCAACTTTTCCCCAGAATCCATCTCCTGATTCTCCTTTATTAATTCTATACTTATCATTGTTTTCACTATTATCACTTTCATTTTCCACTTCTGATAATCAAGACCCAAACATCGCCATAAAAGCCCCTGCCAGCACTTTATTCGCTCTTTCTATCGCTTCATTAATCTCTGCCTGCTCCAACTCCAATAACTACTTCTGCTACTAAACATATTTCTTCTGCTACTGCCACAACTGCACCTACAACACTACTTACCAAATTTCCAATACTAAAATCCATACTTATTACACCGCTTCCACAAATGAAGCAAAAGTTTTTCTACAATTTCCATTCTTTATTACGTTATTTCCTTTAATATGAAAATCACCTTCTATTGAAACTCCGTTTTCTGTATTTCCTTTGATCATTAATATTTGGCTTTGAGCACTTATGTTTATGTTATTTGGTGTTGTTATGGATATTCCTCCGCCCGCATTTAAATTTAATCCCGCTGGACTTGTAAAAGTTACTCTGTTTCATCTTCAAAGCTTACACCTAATGGTGCTTTACTTCCACTTGTTATATTTAAGGCTCCTGAAATCATTGCTATTTCACTTCCACTTTCAGTATGAAAATATCTATTTGCTGGATCTGATGTTTCTTCACAAATGTATCCATTTTTTTCTTACGCATCCTGTAAACATCGGATCTTCACTGCTTTCCTTTAGAAAATATAATCTTGCACTTTCGTTAACTAATAGCATTGAGTACATTATGTTTACTGATGGTAGTGCATAATCAAACCAGCAAGCTTTTCCTTCTAACGTCGCTCCCTTTAAAAGCTTGTTGTAAATTATAGTTTACCATACTCCTTTTTTCTGAATAGATTGTACTTATAAAATACTTCTTCCTTATCTTTATACTCTTATATATAACTCTTTTTGCTTATAATATATGTCTGATCCAATTTCTAAAATATCTCTTATTTTTACTTCATAATAGAAATAGTCCGTATCATTGTATCCTGCATCATATCCAACAACTAGAGCAAATTAATACTTTTATAAAATCTGAAACTTTTCCTGAATCAATTAGAAATAACATTGAGTTAATTGATTTAATTGCTGGCATAGGACCGCTTAACAGCTATTACTTTAACCGCTGAAATAGGTGATATCAATGTTTTTCGAAAACTAAAACACCTTGTTGCTTTCTTTGGTATCGATAGCTGAGTTAATGAATCAGGTAATTTTAATGACGATGATAATAAAATTTCAAAAAGAGGAACTCGAATCGGTCGAAGAGCATTATATGCTGTTTCATTAGCCTCTATTCATAACAATCGTAATGGAATTTCTATAAACAAAATCCTATTAGACTGTTATTACATAAACATGAAAGGCAGAAAGCATAAAATTATAAACTATATTTTTGCTGTTCTCCGAAATCAAACTTCGTTTGAGCAAAGAGATCCTAGAATACATAAACAAATATTTTTAGAAAATAGCTCTTTAAACAAAATCTCTTAACTACATTCCAATTTTTGTAACCGCTTGTATTTTAAAATGGTTTGGTTGCTATACCCTTTTTTAAAAAATATTTTTTAAAATTCACTTGACTATTATTAGCTGTTTTTTAAACATTACACAATCTTTTCCATATACAATCCAGCTTAATCTTCTGGATAATTACCAACATAAATTTGTGTAACTTCATCTTTATCTAAATCTTGTTTTGTTCCATCAGTAACATCTATTTGCATTTATATATGCTTAATAGGCATTCTTAAAATTAAAATTGATATTGAAATCACAATAATCAAACCCAATACACATTTAATTATTTCCTGCATTTTTAGACTTAACGTATTTTGTAGGATAATTATCTGCATCTTCTCTCCTAAAATTAATTCCCGATGTTAACCTGACCTTGTCTTAAATCCAAAATTTAAAATTATTATTATTTATATTAGAATAGGACGATTGTCCTCAATGTTATTCTTATTCTGGTGTTGGATCACAACTCCCATCAGCCTCTCTATCGACTATCTTTACTCATTCATTTGCAAAACTTGTTTCATCTACAACTGTAGATGAATTGCACAATCTAAAATATGTGTGCAAATCTCAAAATGTATCTTTATAAATATATCCTAAAATTCCACTTACTTTTCTTGCTTATTGCTGTGGATTGCACTTTAATCTTAATATAGAATGTTTCTATTTTTTATATATTCTTACTTCTACTTTTTAGTTAATCAACGCTTGCGATATAGCAAATACTTACTTTTTATTTTCTAAATAAATTAATTCATCATCATCATCAATTATCATTCTTCTATATTTAGCTTCAGATGAAAAAAGCATTCTTGAAGCCTTTGGCAATATCGGTTGAAAATATTTTTTTAATTTTCTTAAATCTTCATCTGAAACTTCATCAATTTCCTTTGTTAATTGCAAATACGCTCCATCATCACTTAATTTTTTAACTAAATATACAGGTGCTTCTTTCTTAATTTTTTCTATTCCTCCCAATAACTCTACATGCTTTTTGCTTAAATAATTTCCCCAACTATATCCTCTAAAATATTTATCAAACTTCTCTGAAGCATTCATATAATCAAGCCCAATATATCTTTCGTGTGCACTAAACGAACTATAAGCCCCTACGCAATCTAATGTGATAAATCCTCCTACACAATCTATATTTGACAACACCATCTCTATTAATTTTTGATATTCCAAGCAAACATGTTGTGAATTATTTTTTGCACAAGTCCATTTGTTTACTGAAAACTCTATAAGACTTGCTCTTTTAGCATTTTCATTATTAGATAGAATATTAATATTAATAAGTTCTGGAGGTGTATATGCCTCTGGACAATCAATTCCTTTCATTTTTGCCTCAATCATTTTTTCATCAAAATGAACAAAACTTATTTTTTCCACCTTCCCTTTATTAATTAAGATTTTAGTTTTTTCCCAATCAGAAGTCTCATATTTATATTTCTTCTTGTTCAAATTAATTGAATATCTCAATTCTTTGTTTATTGGTTTTACTATACTATCTACAAATTCCTCTACAATACTAATTACAACTGACCCCCTAGTCAGTAAAGAATCATATGTTGAAATACATCCATAAATACGCCTGCCACATTCTACTATTTTATTCATAATTTCACCTCTTATAAATTTATGGTACTGGTACTAAATTCCTCGGAGGAAACAATCGAGATCCCTCAGATATTATTATATATGTAACTAAAGCTGCACCCGAAAGCCCAGTTGCCACTTTCATTCTTTCCCAAAAGTCTTTTGAATGATCTGTTGGATAATCATAAGAATCTTCTGATATTTGTGATGAACTAGATTCTTTTTCATTTGCTGTACTTGTTTCTCCTTGTTCCTGTTCTTGGTCTTGTTCATGCTTTCTATTTCTTTCCCAATAGTATAACATACCAGGCTTATCAATGTCTGATGCAACTACAATATCTGTTTTATCATCCTTTGGAAATGAAAATTGTGTTATAAATTTTCCATTATAAGCATTTCCAGTAGGATAATTGTCAATATATCTTTGTAACTGTTCTTGAGAAGCATCAGATCCTATAGATTCTTCATAATTTCTTGTTATTATTGATTTTATTTCCCATATTTCCCCTGTTCCTGTATCAACTACATCAGCTCTACCGTCTACACCATATCTACCTCCATTTGGTATAAAAATTTCGCCTTGCAAATTAATGCTATCTTTGAACTCATTAGGTCTATTAGTTAAAATATATTGTTGAACAAGATAATGATCATATCCAAACCAATTAGATGTAGATAATATAGCTGCAATTATTCCAGTATTACTGTTATCATAATCATCACTTTCCGATCCTAATTTAAAAGAACCAAATTCTGCTATAAAAGCTCCAACTAACAATTTAAATTCCTCTTCAATCAGTTCTTCAGCATCTTCAGCAAAATCTTCACAAGCATTTGAAATCGCTGCTGCTGCTCCAATAACTGCTTCTGCTACACTTGAAAATGCATTTCCCATGGAAGATACTGCAGTTGCTACTGCTGCAACTGCTCCTACAACAGCACTTACCAAATTTCCAATACTAAAATCAATACTTATTACACCTCTTCCACAAATGGAGCAAAAGTTTCTCTACAGCTTCCATTTTTTATTACATTATTTCCTTTAATATGAAAGTCACCTTCTATTGAAACTCCATTTTCTGTATTTCCTTTAGTCATTAGTATTTGGCTTTGAGCACTTATGTTTATGTTATTTGGTGTTGTTATTGCTATTCCTCCACCTGCATTTAGGTTTAATCCAGTTGGACTTGTAAGCGTTACTCCTGATTCATCTTCAAAGTTTATACTTAAATTTTCTTCACTTCCACTTTTTATGTTCAAAGCTCCTGGAAGCATTGCTATTTCACTTCCGTTTTCTGTATAAAAATATCTATTTGTTGTATCACTTGTTCCTTCACAGGTGTCTCCATTTTTTCTTACGCATCCTGTAACAATTGGATCTTCACTGCTTTCCTTTGGAAAATATAATCTTGCACTTTCGTTAACTAATGGCATTGAGTACATTATGTTTACTGATGGTGGTGCATAATCAAACCAATAAGCTTCTCCTTCATCTTGATTTTCATCTATATTTAAGTGAAGTTTTACCTGTTCATTCTGCACAGCAATAACTTTTCCTTCTAAAGTTGCTCCCTTTAAAAGTTTATTGTAAATTATATTTTGCCATACTCCCTTTTTTCTACATAGCTTGTACTTGTAAAATACTTCTTCCTTATCTTTATAAGCTTCATATTCTCTTATATATAACTCTTTTTGCCTATAATATATCTCTGATCCAATTTCTAAAATATCTCTTATTTTTACTTTATAATAAAAATAGTCTGTATTATTGTATCCTGAATCATAGCCACCAGCTTCGTGAAAACTTTTCAAATCCTTGAAAGCATCATAATTAACATTATCATTTAATTCATATCTGTGATCATCTGGTATTCCAAAATTAAACATGAAATTTGAATTTATTACATCGCAATACAATTCTGAGCTTAATTCGCTTGCAATTCTCTTTAAAAAACTCCAATCTGACTCTTTATATTGAAATAATGGCTTGCCTATTTTTTGCTCTTTGCCGGCATATTGGCTAAAACCATAGCCTGGATAATATGACAGCATATTATTTATTAAATCACTGTATGTCATATCAACATTTTGAAAAGATCTGCTCTTTTTTTCAATATCTAATTTAATACTTGAAGTTAAAGCTTGAATTTCTAAATAATAAATTCCATTTACATTTGTTGTCTTAACGTTTTGAACAATCCCATTGAATAATCTTTTGCTGTTTCTTTCATTAACTTCATTTATATTAATCTTTTCTGTATCATTTCCTGTACTTTTATTTTCATCCTCTGTATTTTCTAATTCTTCGTAAACAATTATTTCATCTTCTGTGGAAGCTTTTATAGTAGAATTGAAATTTATACTCTCATCTATTAAACATTTTAAATATAAATATCCATGCTCATTAGGTTTATTTTCAATTTTTATATCTACTATCTTCGTCAACTCATAAGGTGATTTAACCCTTAGTTTATGAATTTCTCCCATCTATTTTCCTCCTTTTATACTCTGTAAGTTTTTATTTAAGCTTGTCCATCTGTAACAAACTTTATTTTTCCTCCATATGCACATATTAAAATCGAATCTGTTGTTAAAGCTGGTGCTCCATCTACTAAAGTATCTTCCTTAGCATTCATCCATTCTTTCAACACTTTTATCTGACACTTTTTTCCTGTTACTGTTCCACCCTTTTCTTTTTTTAAAGTAACATCTCCACTTGATGGACAGCCACCTCTACATACTCCAAAACAACTTATATTTTCTCCTATCACATTATCATTTTCATTCATCATAGGATTTCCATTTGAATATGCTCCATGACTCACAGGAAGATTTATTCTCTTTTTGTGAGTTCCTTTATCACATTTCATTTTAGCCCCTCTAACTACATATGCTTGTGCCATTTTTACCATCTCCTATTTTTATTAGCCATATTAAGGCACATTGAAATAATTAGCACATCCATCTGTTATTTATTTTCACGTGTCTAAAGAGAATACTAGACAAATATACTAATCTATTATTTTTTATTGTGACTTAATTCTCTAATTTACCTCTAATCTTTCTAAACACATACCTTTAAATTCTCTTCTAAGTAAACTTTCAGCAACATCTAACCTTACTATAACCAAACTTTTTGAACTTTCTTTTATCTTAAAAATTTTCTTTCCTTTAATTTTTTCTTTGTCCAATATGATTTTTTTTACTACCGTCTTATTTAAATTTAATTCTGCATTTTCACTTAAACACTCAACTTCTTCAAATATTGGCATGTAATAATTCTCCTGCCTCTCATGAGGTAAATCTATAAGCGGAGTAGTTTTAAATAAAATTTCTGAATCATACTTTTCAATTATCTTTTTCATTTCCTTTGATATAAGAAATAAATTTCTATCTAAAATATCCAAAAATTCAGTTTCATCATCACATTTAACATTAAATATAACAACATCATCAATCTTATGTGCTTTTAATAAGTTTATATTTCTAACATCAATTGTATTAAATACATCCATTAACCTTGGTACATTTGTATACTCTTCATCTTGCTTTAACAAAAAATAATCCATTTTCCACTCCAATATGTTATCTATAATATTTATTAATTTGCTCTAATTACTTTATCATTTTAGGATATATCATCATAGCTGTATCCATATATTCACCTATCATAATACTTATATCATCTTTCTTTTTAATTTCTTTATATGAACTATCTTCTAAAAAACTTTTTAACAAATCTTTAATTAAATATAAAGTAAAACTATGATATTTATTAGCTTCTCTTAATTTTATAACTTGAATATCTTTCTCTTTTATAGTTCTTCCATATTCTTTTTTCTTTTCTGCAAGTTCTTTCATATGATTAAATAAGGATTCATAAATAAAATCTAAATCAATATTTATTGAACATTCTTCTTTATCCAAGAACCATTTTTCATCATATAAATCAATTCTCCAAATCCCTTTGTCTTCAAGAAGCCTTGTTCTAAGCATTGAAAAATAAATATATCTTATTTCTCCCTTTAGCTCTTTCTCCTGAAGTGAAATAGCCTCTTTGCAGACAGAATTAAATTTTGTAGTTAAATTTTCTTTAATCTCTTCTCTGTTTGTTTTATATTTTTCTATAATTTTTGTAAATTCTTCTTTATATCTATCAACTACATATTTCTCTTGAAACTCTTTTAATACTTTATTTTTATCAGCTTTTATTATCATATTTTTAACATATTCAAAATTTCCATCTAACTTTGAATATTTACTTTTCCTCCATTCATTATTACATCATCCTGTATTGTCATGTTAGCTCCCGCCTGAGTTAAATTAATTCCTGCATCACCTTGGATAGTTACTTTTCCGCCTCCATTTATTGATACATCTCCGCCTGCATTCATAACTATGCTCTTATCACTATTTACTTCTATGCCTCCATTATCAGACAGTCTCATAAGCAGATTTCCATTTCCTATTATTTCTACAGAATCTGGACTCATTACTATTTCTTTTCCATATTTTGTACTCAAGCTTTTTACAGAAGGATCGCTACGTTTACTATCATCAATTCCTTCATAATGCATTGAACTTACTACATATGCATTTTTTTCTTCATTATCTGGAAAATATAGTCTAACTACATCCTCAATTTCAGGCATACAATACCATCCGGTCCCACAATGTCGTCAACTTAAAGAAATATATAAAATTAATAAAAAAAACACTTGACAATAATTAGAAAAAATGAAGCCTCGTTATAGATATTAAATTTATAGCGAGGTTTGATTTTATGAAAAATATTAAATTATTATCCCAAATTTTAAAGAAAACAAATAAATTAATTATTTCCAATGAGTTTAAAGAAGCGTATAGCTTAGGTAATTCATTTTCAAGAAAAAGAAAATTATCTTTTTCTAATGCAGTACATTTTATTTGCTCCGCATTACGAAAATCTATGGCTACAGAAATAAGTAATTTCATTGAAGAGCATACATATTTAGATTTTCCTTGTATATCAAAACAAGCATTTTCTAAAGCAAGACAAAATATTTCCCCTGAAGCATTTAAAGAATTATGCAGATTATTTGTTGATTCTTTTTATAGCTCAACAAACAATTTAAAAAAGTGGAATGGATTTAATGTTCTTGCTGTCGATGGAACCTCTTTGCAAGTTCCTGATACAATTGAATGTGGTGAATATTTTGGATTAAGTAAAAATCAAAATAAAGTACAAACTGCTATTGCGTCGGCGTCAGCCTTATATGATGTATTAAATGATATAATAATTGATGCGTCTGTAACTAAATTTAGAACTAGCGAAAGAGAAATGGCCAAACAACATATAAATACACTTAATAATGAAAAATTACTCAATAATAGCATTGTAATTTTTGATAGGGGCTATCCTTCTTATGATATGTTTGATTATTTAAACGATAGAAATTTATTTTTCTTAATGAGAATATCATCTTCATTTAAGATAATACAATCTATTTCTTCTGAAGATTGTATTTTTGAATATAAATCAAAAGGAGAATTGAAAAAAGTAAGAGTTATAAAAATAAAACTTTCTGCTGACACCACAGAAATATTAGTAACTAATATATTTGATGAAATTATTACTCCTAATCAATTTAAAGAATTGTATTTTCTTAGATGGGGAGTTGAATGCAAATATAAAGAACTTAAAAGTAGTATTGAAATAGAAGAATTTTCTGGAACTAAGCCAATTGCAATTGAACAAGATTTTTATGCATCTATTTATATATCTATGGTTGCAGCACTTATAAAGAAAGATGCCGACGCTGCAATAGCAAATAAAAATAAAGATAAAAATTTAAAATCAGAATATCAAGCAAATAGAAATTTTATATTATGTGACGTTTTGAAG
This genomic interval carries:
- the cobA gene encoding uroporphyrinogen-III C-methyltransferase, whose amino-acid sequence is MSKVYIIGTGPGDEELLTVKAVNVLKKCTAVLYDRLVSNNILNYLNQDCEIYYCGKEPGAHYKTQEEINEMLVKLAKKGHIVGRVKGGDPYVFGRGGEEVLALKEENISFEVIPGVTSPIAVLNYAGIPITHRGIAQSFHVITGMSAKSLNTNFKSLAMEEGTLVFMMGLSNLEEIVSKLISNGKNPSCPCGVVMRGTSSKQKKVIGTLKNISEKVREAGLQSPCIIVVGDVVTLNDSLSWYENKPLFGKNICVTRSEKQSTSLKQKLRELGAEVTAIHSIEIKSTASNLDNYINKLEKYNHILFTSVNSVNIFFDYLKEKRYDIRGLKAKISTIGKATSEELEKRGIISFLMAREFIGEGLVEKLKPHIKKGEKILLPCSSKSRAYVYDELIEAGAEVDRVFIYDTVCGNVRNAKAFDEVDAVFFTSPSTVANMVEMVGIEAIKQKKAIAIGRKTNEPLEKLGIKAHICKEHSEEGFLKEIESILK
- the hemC gene encoding hydroxymethylbilane synthase, yielding MNKLVIATRKSKLAQTQTEIIMKSLKDNFNIDSEKLLIVTEGDRKLDVSLAKIGGKGLFVKDIEIALLDERASAAVHSMKDVPYELSEEFEITAITEREDIRDVLISKDNIPFKELKNGAKIGTSSIRRAAQLKLLREDLDIVSIRGNVQTRLEKMKSENLDGIILAAAGLKRLNQEDIITEYFDPKVFLPAVAQGALGVECLKNSDVREYIKKLENKEAKLTVEAERSFMRELNGDCHSLIGAYSEIQGNDLYMIGIYDLNGEIVKKDILGSKDNHIELGKQLAQKILGIRK
- a CDS encoding NAD(P)-dependent oxidoreductase, coding for MHKDNREDIQNVISNYSYIGLLSNKLRVGIIGAGKGGTIKIKHFVNNKCYVEVLSQNFNEEIIEISKKFPERVKLVKEKFTNDFLKDKHLIVIAVDDEKLRIMIRKYCDDNYKIYIDSSNFMDGMGVVPVERSTENISFALNTKGGNPKGAILVSNKIKEMLLEYDEFISFTTKIRNRVKKLPTYKNEVLQFIGTENFITSFNEGNFKKDLESKFPKEVVEYLLNEK
- the hemA gene encoding glutamyl-tRNA reductase, encoding MIGLIGIKRNTPIEIREKITIQPKKYKIYTEELLKIVKEVVILGTCNRTEIYFNAFLCEEELLKKIFKIFGWNYEYREYIFMTKDQDVCRHLFEVCCGFHSKILGEDQILGQVKNAYEIALEENSVSLELHRLFQEAITCGKKFRNESKLFEIPVSSASIVVNESINNGCKKIMVLGYGEVGQLVIKYLLSHKVDIVYLVVRNEKVKDEIEDNRIKVISFQEKNQYINEVDCIIGCTSAPHPVVKKEDINEYGHKLLIYDLAVPRDIEKAVSSLGRTEVYNIDTISSINDDNKKLRTKKMEDNKYILVKYLNEYSEWLKLRSISSKIQNLKELGDSVYEMRAQTFENKAKCKEDVHIANKLIKSTSDFYINRAIKIMKEETLKGCGEDCIKIIEKIFKM
- a CDS encoding DUF4280 domain-containing protein; the encoded protein is MAQAYVVRGAKMKCDKGTHKKRINLPVSHGAYSNGNPMMNENDNVIGENISCFGVCRGGCPSSGDVTLKKEKGGTVTGKKCQIKVLKEWMNAKEDTLVDGAPALTTDSILICAYGGKIKFVTDGQA
- a CDS encoding IS4 family transposase, yielding MKNIKLLSQILKKTNKLIISNEFKEAYSLGNSFSRKRKLSFSNAVHFICSALRKSMATEISNFIEEHTYLDFPCISKQAFSKARQNISPEAFKELCRLFVDSFYSSTNNLKKWNGFNVLAVDGTSLQVPDTIECGEYFGLSKNQNKVQTAIASASALYDVLNDIIIDASVTKFRTSEREMAKQHINTLNNEKLLNNSIVIFDRGYPSYDMFDYLNDRNLFFLMRISSSFKIIQSISSEDCIFEYKSKGELKKVRVIKIKLSADTTEILVTNIFDEIITPNQFKELYFLRWGVECKYKELKSSIEIEEFSGTKPIAIEQDFYASIYISMVAALIKKDADAAIANKNKDKNLKSEYQANRNFILCDVLKKIIVMMVKPISGKRILEHILEKAKKIRSQIRPNRNCERKNKHPRKKHHSQRKSCI